The Brachyspira hyodysenteriae ATCC 27164 genome includes a window with the following:
- a CDS encoding AAA family ATPase, whose product MSYSKLIIKNFGKIKEAEIELSNLILFIGDNNSGKSYLMTLIYGLMKYSDDIVNIIFQDKEFIYSLEEYKEMQNIVTKYIKINENINHGKNILNFFSDSDNKHLLSKNELNIFYNFLNQLLNKYKTEILQIIFNDEDNVINLESIYFDYSNCLFDVLIIQNYVAINKKNDFMTGFKYENIDYIFLIKNIISNILQNTFYDLKFLPTSRTGFLLTYKELSKISNMHQFSIKDKKEKTIFQKPIIDFINSLIDLSYNFRENDNYKDIIEIFENNILKGKINLNRETNAMYYQPNNKDLKVPMHLCSAVITEVAPLYLLLKYYPILGDLFIEEPELSLHLKLQKQLARVLINLVNKKRNIIISTHSDTILEHINNMAVLHSMKDEDKKNQILKEYSYTENDTIYIDKIRIYQFDTDDNDITTVKELKGDRETGFYIETFHKYINNASIEYDAIN is encoded by the coding sequence ATGTCATATTCCAAGCTAATAATTAAAAATTTCGGTAAGATTAAAGAGGCAGAAATAGAACTTTCTAATCTTATATTGTTTATAGGTGATAATAACAGCGGAAAAAGTTATTTAATGACATTAATATACGGCTTGATGAAATATAGTGATGATATTGTAAATATTATCTTTCAGGATAAAGAATTTATTTACAGCTTGGAAGAATATAAAGAAATGCAAAATATAGTTACTAAATATATAAAAATAAATGAGAATATAAATCATGGTAAAAATATATTGAATTTTTTTTCAGATTCTGATAATAAACATTTACTGTCAAAAAATGAGCTTAATATATTTTATAATTTTCTAAATCAATTATTAAATAAATATAAAACAGAAATTTTACAAATTATTTTTAATGATGAGGATAATGTAATAAATTTAGAAAGTATATATTTTGATTATTCAAATTGTTTATTTGATGTTCTAATTATTCAAAATTATGTAGCTATTAACAAAAAAAATGATTTTATGACTGGTTTTAAATATGAAAATATTGATTATATATTCCTAATTAAAAATATTATTAGTAATATATTACAAAATACTTTCTATGATTTAAAATTTTTACCTACATCAAGAACTGGTTTTTTATTAACATATAAAGAATTATCAAAAATATCAAATATGCATCAATTTAGTATTAAAGATAAAAAAGAAAAAACTATATTTCAAAAACCTATTATAGATTTTATTAATAGTTTAATAGATTTATCTTATAATTTTAGAGAAAATGATAATTATAAAGATATAATAGAAATATTTGAAAATAACATACTAAAAGGTAAAATAAATCTTAATAGAGAAACAAATGCTATGTACTATCAGCCTAATAACAAAGATTTAAAAGTACCTATGCATTTATGCTCTGCTGTTATAACGGAAGTTGCTCCATTATATTTACTTTTAAAATATTATCCTATTTTAGGCGATTTATTTATAGAGGAGCCTGAATTATCATTGCATTTGAAATTGCAGAAACAATTAGCTCGTGTATTAATAAATCTAGTTAATAAAAAAAGAAATATAATAATATCTACTCACAGCGACACTATATTAGAACATATAAATAATATGGCTGTTCTTCATAGCATGAAAGATGAGGATAAAAAAAATCAAATATTAAAAGAGTATTCATATACTGAAAATGACACCATATATATAGACAAAATTAGAATATATCAATTTGATACTGATGACAATGATATTACAACCGTAAAAGAATTGAAAGGCGATAGAGAAACAGGATTTTATATAGAAACATTTCATAAATATATAAATAATGCCTCTATAGAATATGATGCAATAAATTAA